The Gemmatimonadota bacterium region CGAGGATGCCCGACGTCCCGCCCGGTCCGGTGACCAGTGTCGAGGCGCGCTCATCCTCGGCGATCCGCTTGTCGCTGCCGGCAAGCACTCCCGCGATGGTGACGAACACCGCGGCGGTGGTGAGGACCAGCAGCAGTTCAGTGCGCGGGCGCATAGCGCTCCGGCGCGGCGCGACGGCGCCATTCGGCATAGTCGGCCGCGTCACACCCGGCACCGCCGAAGACGATGCGGTAGAGCTGGCGGACCAGGTCGCGGAATTCCTCGCGCGCTTCGCCGCGGAGCGCGGGTTCACCGAGGTATTCAGCTGGTGTCTTGCTGGGGTGGAAGTGCATCGCGCCCCAGCCATCGAGTGTCAGGACCAGTGCGAGAAAATCGGCCTGGACCGCTTCACGATAGCGCCCCGCGCCGGCGAGACGATCGGCCTCGGTTCGGAACCAGGCGGCATCACGTCGTTCTGCCGCGCTCGGCAGGATCGCGGCGACGGCCGGCGGCGCGCGCAGTGTCTGCCACACCAGCCAGCCGATGTGCACCAGGACGGCGACCAGGATCATCACCAGAATGCCAACCACGACCAGATAGAGCGCGGGGCTGTTCGATTCGAGGTGCCTGATCCAGTCCATCACTTCGGCGAAGCGCAGCCGCACGGCGGCAAGGGGATCCGTCGGCTCGGTCCACCGATACGTTGGCGCGGCGAAGACCGAGTCGAGGAGGGTGCGGAGCGAATCACCGGGGGCCGTCGTCACGTCGCGGGGACGTCCGAGGCCATGAGTTCGAGGTCGAAGCCTTCCTTGCGCACCCGGATGTCGTAGTAGAGCACGACCGTCGCGACATAGACGAAGGGATAGACGAAGATGCTCAGGATCGAGGTGGCGACCATCATCAGAACGCCAGGCTCCGTGCTCCCCGCGCGGATCGCCAGGATGGCACCGATCATGATGGTCGGGACGACCAGCAGGAGCGAGGTGATGCCGATCACCGCGAGAATCTTCCGGCGGAAGCCCTTGCTGAGATCCCAGGAGCGCTGCAAGGCGTCGATACCCGGCTTGTCTTCGAGGACCACGACCACCGAGCTCAGCATGAGTCCGGACATCGCGATGATCCCGGGGATGATGAGCAACACGAGCCCGGTCACGATCAGCATCGCACTGCCGATGGACGACACCAGCAGTCGACCAATGAAGCCGAAGGCGTCGCGGATGGCGTCCACGGCGCGGACCGTGCCGCCGAGGTAGGCCTCCGACACCACCGAGGTGGTGGCGGCGATGCCGATGGTCGAGAGCACAAACGAGAGCAGCAGGTGGGTCAGGCCCAACGGGACGTTGGCCAGCAACCCCCCGGAGCGCTCCACGTAGATCCCCAGGGAGTCAGGGAGCACCCGGGTGATGGCCGCAATGGTGACCAGCGGGACGAAGTGCGCGCGGTATACCCCGAAGGAGACGTCGAGCACTTCACCAGCAGAGAGCGGACGCAACACCGGTGCGCTCATCGAGAAACACTCCTGGAGGAGGGGAGTTGGTCGGGGAAGTTTCGACGCCGTAGATTACCGGGAATTCGCCGTTCCGGCACCCCCCACCGCCAATCGGATTCATGGCCGACACTCCGGCACCGACCTATCGGCAGCATTTCGAGCTCGAAACACCTGAGCACGTCGTCCTCGACTACGAGCTCGCCGGGGTCGGCAGCCGCGCGCTCGCCGCCCTCGTCGACATGCTGCTGGTGTCCATCCTGTCGGTGGTGGTGACGGTCTCACTGCTCTTCTGGGGAAACTTCTCCGGTTGGATCAGCGCGCTGCAGGTCCTGCTGCTCTACTCGTTGATCTGGCTCTACTTTGCGCTCTTCGAAGGCTTGCGGCGCGGCCAGACGCCGGGGAAGCGCATGGTCGGGATTCGCACCATCCGCGACAGCGGGCATGGGTTGACCTTCGCCGACGCCGCGACCCGCCACCTGCTGACACCGATCGACATGGTCGGCATGATCGGGTTGGTCCTGATCGCCGTGCACCCGCGGGCCAAGCGACTCGGCGACCTGGTCGCCGGGACGGTCGTGGTGCGCGATCAACCCGTCGAGGTGGCCCGGCCGGCCGAGCCGATGGACATCGCGGTCGATGCGGAGGAGGATGGCTCGCCGGAACTGGCCGACGACGAGTTTGCCCTGATCCGCGAATTCATCGGGCGCGCGCCATCGCTGCCGCGTCCGGTGCGGAATCGGTTCGCCACGCAGTTCGCGGCGCGCTTTGCCGGCCGCTTTCCGGAGCGTCCGGGCGACGAATTCCAGTTCCTGCAGACGTTGTTCATCCGCGAACGTGGTCGTCGGCGCGGCAAGTTCGGCGCGCGGAGCGGCGGCGGCCGACGCGCCGTGTCGGAGCGACTGCTGGCGCGGAAGGGTGCCCGCTGGGACGCCTTCGATCAGTTGGCCGGACGCGTCGCGCGCGGCGGCCTCGATGTCTTGAGCGCCGAGGAGTTGCCGGACTTCGCCGCGCGCTACCGGGAGGTCGCCGCCGACCTCGCGCGGGTCCGTACCTATGGCGCCGACCCCGTCGTGTCGGCGCGGCTCGAGCGACTGGTCGCGGCCGGGCACAACGCGCTCTATCGTGCGGAGCGGCGGAGTTGGCGCCGACTGTCGCGCTTTCTGGTCGTCGAGGCGCCGGCGGCGGTGGTGGCGTCGTGGCGCACGGTGCTGCTCGCGGCCGCACTCTTCATCGTGCCAGGGATCGGCGGCTACGCGCTGCTGCGCGAACAACCCGGCCTCGCCCCGTCTCTCATCCCCGACGTGATGCTCGAGCGCGCCGAGGCCGGGAAGAGCCGCGGCCCCGCGGGGAGCGGGTACGTCGAGGTGTCGGCCGACAAGCGGCCGGTGATGGCCACGTCGATCATCGCCAACAACGTGCGCGTCGCGGTCGCCTGCTTTGCCTCCGGTGTGGTGTTCGGCGTCGGATCGCTGATTCTGCTGGCCCTGAACGGGCTGCAACTCGGTGCCGCCAGCGGACACTTCGCGAACCTCGGCGTACTGGGGTACCTCTGGAGTTTCGTGGTCGGGCACGGTGTGCTGGAGCTCTTCGCAATCTGGGTGGCGGGCGCCGCCGGCTTCCTGCTCGGCCGGGCGGTGATCGTCCCCGGCGACTACAGCCGTCGTGATGCGCTGGTGTTGGCCTCGCGGCGCGCGTTGCCGATGGTCGCCGCCGCGGTGGTGCTCCTGATCGTCGCCGGGCTGATCGAGGGATTGATCTCGGCGAGCACGGCGACCCTCCGCACGCGGCTGCTGGTGAGCGGTGGATCGGCGCTCGTTCTGGCGACCTATCTGCTGTTCGGCGCGATGGCACGGCGCCGCAGCAGTGACGCTCTCGACGTCTCACGTTGACGATCGCTGCTCTCCGCCATTTCCCGTTCACCCTGTCCCCCTGAGGGTTTCATGATGGCATTGCGTCAGCACAGCGCACCGAACCGGTTGTGGAGTCTGCGCGCCATCGTCGGGCTCGTCCTGCTAACGGCATGCGGCAAGAACCCTGAACGGCCGCGCGTCGATCAGGCGGCGTGGCAGGTCGATTCCGTCCCCCTCCTCGACATCGGCTCGGCACCCGATGACACCACGGAGTGGATTGGTGTGGCGGAAGGGGTGACGATGGTCGGCGACAGTGAGATCGTCGTGGCCGATCGAGGCTTTGCATCGTTGCGATACTTCGACCGGACTGGCGCCTTCAAACGGGCCGCAGGGCGTGCGGGCAGCGGGCCGGGTGAATTCGACTATATCGCACGGCTGTTTCACTGCGGCGATTCGTTGGTCGTTCAGGATATCGGCAGCCGCCAGTTCATGGTGTTCGGAGAATCCGGTGCCTTCGCCCGAGCGTACCGCCCACAGGGGCCGGCCGGCGCTCGCTTCGACTCACCGTACCGGCTGGCCTGCGGTCCGAGTGGAGCGTTCATCGACATCGGCTGGAACAACGACCCGCAGGTGAAGGCGCCAACTCGCGTCCGCGGCACGGCCCCCCTCTGGCTCGCCGACGCAGCCGGTGCTCCTGCGGTGGTCCTTGGGGAATTCCCGGCGTCAGAGCGTCTGGCGACCCCAGGGGGTTCCGGTCCGCACGCGCTCGGCAAGGAGCCGGTGCTCGCCCTTGGTCGCGATCGGGCCTATTACGGCGCCGCCGATTCCTTTCTGGTGAACGTCTTCGACCTGCAGGGCAAGCCGCTGCCGTCGATCCAGAAGCCATCGGTGCCGCTGGGGACAACCGAGGCGGACCGCGCGAGGTACCGACTGCTCGACACCCTGGGGAAGAAGGACGTGGCCCGACGGCTCCACCAGTGGGAGCAGTTCACTTTCCCGCCGACGGTGCCGGCGTATACCGCCTTCCTGGTCGACCGCGAGGACAATTTGTGGGTGCGGATGTTTCCGCGGTCCGAGGAGAACCGGGTGCGCTGGGTGATCTTCTCGCCACGCGGGGCCGAGATCGGCAGCCTCGATCTTCCGGATGTACTCGAGGTCCACGACATCGGTGCCGATTATGTGCTTGGCATCGAGACTCGGCAGGAGGATGGTGGGCAGCAGGTGCGAATGTACCGGCTCCATCGGGCGTCATCCGGCCGGTGATCCCTGCATCCTGCGGCTGATTGGGGCGACGGATGCGTCGCCCTTATCTTTCCGCCATGTCAGAGACCCCCACGCCCCTTCGCGTCACCATCCGCAGTGCCACGCCCTGCGCGCCCTACGTCCTCAACGGCGATTTCGAAGTCGTCGACGGTGACGGCAACCCGATCGAGTTGCCACCGCGGGTCAATCAGCAGCGGCTTTCGCTCTGTTCCTGCGGCCAGAGCGCCAAGTGGCCGGTCTGCGACGGCACCCACAAGGGCCTGACCCCGATCGCGCCGACGCCCTGAGGCGTCTCAGGCCGGCAGTCGGAGTGCCTCGTGCACGCCGACCCGCGCCACGCGGTCCGCGGTGAGCCGCCAGGCGAGGTAGCGCCCGGCACCCGGCGGAATCACCGTACCCTGATGGGTCCGTATCGTGGCGGGGGTTTCCGCGACCAACCAGCGCAACACCAGGCCCAGCCCCGACTCGTCGAGGTCGGGGGTGAGCAGCGCGTTCAACCCCCGCTCCCGCTCCCGAAGCCGACCGATTTCGCCGCGCCGCAGGCCGATGAGTCGATGCGTCGGCGTGGCCGGAAAGACCGCCTGCGAGAGATGGATCGCCACGCCGACCGCATAGATCCACTCACGCAGCGGGACGGTGCGCGTCAGTTCCCAACTGTCCCACGTGGTGAGTGGGGTGTCGCGGAGGATCGCGGCGGAATCGGCCGCACCCCACCGGGTGATGGCGGCCTGGCCGCGCACCTGGGCCAGCAGCAGGGCGGCGTTGTCCGGCTCACGATCGAGAAAGAGCACCACCAACGGTGGTTGGCCGGGGAGAGGGAGGACGGCCTCACCCTCATCGCTGCCCGCGATGAGCACCGTGGTATGGGGAAGGTCGGCGCCGAGGCGTGCCGCGGTCTGCTTGGCGTCGCGCAGTTGCTGCTGCAGCGAGAGGTCGGAGGCTCGGACCGTTGCCCGCGCCAGCACCGACGGATCGGTCGCCAGTGGCAGTGTCTCGAGGTGGGGTGCCCGCTGACGCCGGATCCGCTCGAGGATCGCCGCGTGGCGCTCGACCAGATGGTGCGTGGCGTGCGCGTCGT contains the following coding sequences:
- a CDS encoding DUF4129 domain-containing protein; this translates as MTTAPGDSLRTLLDSVFAAPTYRWTEPTDPLAAVRLRFAEVMDWIRHLESNSPALYLVVVGILVMILVAVLVHIGWLVWQTLRAPPAVAAILPSAAERRDAAWFRTEADRLAGAGRYREAVQADFLALVLTLDGWGAMHFHPSKTPAEYLGEPALRGEAREEFRDLVRQLYRIVFGGAGCDAADYAEWRRRAAPERYAPAH
- a CDS encoding stage II sporulation protein M yields the protein MADTPAPTYRQHFELETPEHVVLDYELAGVGSRALAALVDMLLVSILSVVVTVSLLFWGNFSGWISALQVLLLYSLIWLYFALFEGLRRGQTPGKRMVGIRTIRDSGHGLTFADAATRHLLTPIDMVGMIGLVLIAVHPRAKRLGDLVAGTVVVRDQPVEVARPAEPMDIAVDAEEDGSPELADDEFALIREFIGRAPSLPRPVRNRFATQFAARFAGRFPERPGDEFQFLQTLFIRERGRRRGKFGARSGGGRRAVSERLLARKGARWDAFDQLAGRVARGGLDVLSAEELPDFAARYREVAADLARVRTYGADPVVSARLERLVAAGHNALYRAERRSWRRLSRFLVVEAPAAVVASWRTVLLAAALFIVPGIGGYALLREQPGLAPSLIPDVMLERAEAGKSRGPAGSGYVEVSADKRPVMATSIIANNVRVAVACFASGVVFGVGSLILLALNGLQLGAASGHFANLGVLGYLWSFVVGHGVLELFAIWVAGAAGFLLGRAVIVPGDYSRRDALVLASRRALPMVAAAVVLLIVAGLIEGLISASTATLRTRLLVSGGSALVLATYLLFGAMARRRSSDALDVSR
- a CDS encoding CDGSH iron-sulfur domain-containing protein; amino-acid sequence: MSETPTPLRVTIRSATPCAPYVLNGDFEVVDGDGNPIELPPRVNQQRLSLCSCGQSAKWPVCDGTHKGLTPIAPTP